In bacterium, one genomic interval encodes:
- a CDS encoding SDR family NAD(P)-dependent oxidoreductase: MESLDRHPPCTIIVGVSGDLLEVARQLGRQGEQIGLLSRNTQLLYRYKELLDECGVRCQAYAMDVTQAQSVLNTLMTLAAWSPRVDRMIYNISVLAAECDSEAGGSELARMMEASFLGFVNCFQLLQPMFKRLGHGHALLMTEAMSPDGGPDAIASVGQASLRIYLKALRNELIGQNISLTEVQLGRVPQGETVRDLTCEEVVAGLFDAIRNRPTELTIGQR; encoded by the coding sequence ATGGAATCTTTAGACCGCCATCCGCCTTGCACAATCATCGTTGGCGTGTCCGGCGATCTGTTGGAGGTTGCGCGGCAATTGGGGCGGCAGGGCGAACAGATCGGATTGCTCTCGCGGAACACGCAATTACTATATCGCTACAAAGAGCTGTTGGACGAGTGTGGCGTGCGCTGCCAGGCCTATGCGATGGATGTTACGCAGGCACAAAGCGTATTGAACACGCTCATGACCTTGGCCGCCTGGTCGCCACGGGTGGACCGCATGATCTATAACATCAGCGTGCTGGCCGCGGAGTGCGACAGTGAAGCCGGCGGCAGTGAGCTTGCGCGCATGATGGAAGCGAGTTTTCTGGGATTTGTAAACTGCTTTCAACTCCTGCAGCCGATGTTCAAGCGACTGGGCCACGGCCACGCTTTGCTGATGACAGAGGCCATGTCGCCCGACGGTGGTCCGGACGCGATCGCAAGCGTCGGGCAGGCCTCGCTGCGGATCTATCTTAAGGCCTTACGGAACGAGTTGATCGGCCAAAATATTTCGCTGACCGAAGTGCAACTGGGCAGGGTACCGCAAGGCGAGACGGTGCGCGATTTGACGTGCGAGGAAGTTGTTGCGGGACTGTTTGATGCTATCCGAAATCGGCCGACAGAATTAACGATCGGCCAGCGCTAA
- a CDS encoding Rdx family protein: MAEFIKKQGIDEPELIPSGGGAFEVRAGGLLLFSKLREHRFPEPTEVLNLLKTKAGA; this comes from the coding sequence TTGGCCGAATTCATTAAAAAACAAGGTATTGATGAGCCAGAGCTCATCCCCTCCGGTGGGGGTGCATTCGAGGTCAGAGCAGGGGGACTCCTCCTTTTCTCGAAGTTGCGCGAACATCGTTTTCCTGAACCCACCGAAGTACTTAATTTACTTAAAACTAAAGCAGGTGCTTGA
- a CDS encoding T9SS type A sorting domain-containing protein, protein MNKTTLPIFILLLAIAQAATAGAVYVGPGPVNGKWESGDSVIVRAGSYVEAGGMLEVEQGVQIFFESVGRFEVSGVLAMSGSREEPIVVYCAEGWRGFRLRGAPAWHTLNFVHIVADRGLARRGVEVDGSSLEMNSCKIIASENCLRFDGSQLHARMNHMHTSRLYSKVVELLGMEGFASEDCGAGPGNIFRDNYLQAEINGVQPGDLIDPYEATAGLWVDYCTNICLSFNDITVRAPLSVVGVRLGNVPSFGDQSWDITHSTVYAESRTLSAIGILNEVSGDLDISKLTITVRGTEGFASSCFFASRTSYIRINSTTTVMGSPRDIYYNTSGAGRIDANYTIKWSLDAETLDESSRPGGADGTWVEGDEQPRMINIGDSVWDVDPIFAAVGEWGEWRNAEEIAAFFSLRSNSPCIDRGDPERGLDPDATRLDIGRFFYDQATSGVDEPAPIVSASALGAAYPNPFNPSTTLPIQVANPGLLRVTVWDVLGRVVYETARPVYQAGLQNVHFQASNLASGLYLAQAEMDGQMLGHQKLMLVK, encoded by the coding sequence ATGAACAAGACCACACTACCGATCTTCATCTTGCTTTTGGCGATTGCGCAAGCCGCGACCGCCGGGGCGGTCTATGTCGGTCCGGGACCGGTGAACGGGAAATGGGAGAGCGGTGACTCGGTAATTGTGCGGGCGGGCTCCTACGTTGAGGCAGGTGGTATGCTGGAAGTGGAGCAGGGTGTTCAGATCTTTTTTGAGAGTGTGGGTCGTTTCGAGGTAAGCGGTGTGCTGGCGATGTCCGGCAGCCGCGAAGAACCGATTGTGGTTTATTGTGCTGAAGGCTGGCGCGGCTTCCGTTTGCGCGGCGCACCGGCTTGGCATACGCTGAATTTTGTCCACATTGTCGCGGATCGCGGTTTGGCGCGGCGAGGCGTGGAAGTGGATGGTTCGAGCCTTGAGATGAATTCGTGCAAGATTATTGCCTCGGAAAATTGCCTTCGATTTGACGGCAGCCAACTGCACGCTCGCATGAACCACATGCATACGAGTAGACTCTATTCGAAGGTTGTGGAACTTTTGGGCATGGAAGGTTTCGCGTCTGAGGATTGCGGCGCGGGGCCCGGGAATATTTTCCGCGATAACTATCTTCAGGCAGAAATCAACGGGGTTCAGCCGGGTGATCTGATCGATCCGTATGAGGCAACTGCCGGTTTGTGGGTGGATTACTGCACCAATATCTGTCTGTCGTTTAACGACATTACTGTCAGGGCGCCGCTTTCGGTCGTCGGGGTTCGCCTCGGCAATGTGCCGTCCTTTGGCGATCAGTCTTGGGATATTACCCATTCAACGGTTTATGCGGAAAGCCGCACGCTGTCCGCAATCGGCATCCTGAACGAAGTGTCTGGTGATTTGGATATTTCAAAATTGACGATTACCGTACGCGGCACGGAGGGCTTTGCCTCAAGCTGTTTCTTTGCATCGCGCACTTCGTATATTCGCATCAATTCGACTACGACGGTGATGGGCAGCCCGCGGGACATCTACTACAACACAAGTGGTGCTGGCCGCATTGACGCCAATTACACGATCAAGTGGTCGCTGGATGCCGAGACCTTGGATGAGTCTTCGCGTCCCGGCGGAGCGGATGGCACGTGGGTTGAAGGCGATGAACAGCCCCGCATGATCAATATTGGCGACTCTGTGTGGGATGTGGATCCGATCTTTGCGGCGGTGGGCGAGTGGGGCGAATGGCGGAATGCCGAGGAGATTGCCGCGTTCTTCTCTTTACGCAGCAATTCGCCGTGTATTGATCGCGGCGATCCCGAGCGTGGTTTAGATCCGGATGCGACGCGGCTGGACATTGGCCGGTTTTTCTATGACCAGGCGACATCCGGCGTTGATGAACCGGCGCCGATTGTGAGCGCATCTGCGCTGGGCGCGGCCTATCCGAACCCCTTCAATCCGAGCACAACTCTGCCGATACAGGTTGCCAATCCGGGCCTTTTGCGGGTGACGGTTTGGGATGTCTTAGGCCGCGTGGTGTATGAGACGGCTCGTCCAGTTTATCAGGCTGGATTGCAAAATGTGCACTTCCAAGCCTCTAATTTGGCATCTGGACTTTACTTGGCCCAGGCCGAGATGGACGGCCAGATGCTGGGTCACCAGAAGCTAATGCTGGTAAAGTAA
- a CDS encoding sigma 54-interacting transcriptional regulator, giving the protein MESSARLPGPAGLSSQPALPREQLLALFDISQVLNTISDIDTLLERIMDIVIQTVNAERGFLVLREDGNGLGLSVRTARNIAPESALSVNEISRSIVMDAIQSQQGVLTIDAQTDPRFQGAESVIFNQIRAVMAVPFVLRGKIVGAIYVDSRKHREGFTDELLAFVKSFSNLCAIAIENARLMGSLRDENYQLRSEVQRTYQFKEIIGNSSRMQDIFELLNKIIHADISVLLEGESGTGKELVARALHYNGPRRDKAFIAQFCGNLSETLLESELFGHKRGAFTGAVSDKKGLLEIADGGTFFLDEVSDIPASIQAKLLRVLQDGEFRRVGDTETRRVNVRVISATNKPLSKEVEKGIFREDLFYRLNVITINMPSLRDRDGDLPLLVRHFLTKYAAKTSAPEKRITSEAMRMLSGYHWPGNVRELENAVERAIVLAGDRDITPDELIIPRVLKTPGGSRSLREHERDYVTRTLDEMGGNKTKTAAALGVSLRWLHYKLAEWKDGGN; this is encoded by the coding sequence ATGGAAAGCTCTGCCCGCCTTCCGGGTCCCGCCGGATTGAGCTCGCAGCCTGCGTTGCCACGTGAGCAATTGCTGGCGCTGTTCGATATTTCGCAGGTGCTCAATACCATATCGGACATTGACACGCTGCTCGAGCGGATCATGGACATTGTCATTCAGACTGTTAACGCCGAGCGCGGCTTCCTGGTGCTGCGCGAGGACGGCAACGGGCTGGGGTTGTCCGTGCGTACGGCGCGCAACATCGCGCCTGAATCGGCTCTGTCGGTTAACGAGATCAGCCGCTCGATCGTGATGGACGCGATTCAATCGCAGCAGGGCGTCCTGACGATAGACGCGCAAACGGATCCGCGCTTTCAAGGCGCGGAGTCGGTGATATTCAATCAGATTCGCGCGGTTATGGCCGTGCCATTCGTGCTGCGCGGCAAGATCGTCGGCGCCATCTACGTGGACAGTCGCAAGCACCGCGAGGGTTTCACGGACGAATTGCTGGCCTTTGTCAAGTCCTTTTCCAATCTGTGCGCGATCGCGATTGAAAACGCGCGGTTGATGGGCAGCCTGCGCGATGAGAACTACCAGTTGCGCAGCGAAGTTCAGCGCACCTATCAGTTCAAGGAGATCATCGGCAACAGCTCGCGGATGCAGGACATCTTCGAGTTGCTAAACAAGATTATTCACGCCGACATCTCAGTCTTACTGGAGGGGGAATCCGGCACGGGTAAGGAGCTTGTGGCCCGCGCGCTTCATTACAACGGCCCGCGCCGCGACAAGGCGTTCATCGCCCAATTCTGCGGCAACCTGTCCGAGACGCTGCTCGAGAGCGAGCTTTTCGGCCACAAGCGCGGCGCGTTCACCGGCGCGGTTTCGGACAAGAAGGGCTTGCTTGAGATTGCGGATGGTGGAACATTTTTCCTCGACGAAGTTTCAGATATCCCCGCATCAATTCAAGCGAAGCTGCTGCGCGTCCTACAGGATGGCGAATTCCGCCGCGTGGGTGACACGGAGACTCGCCGCGTCAATGTGCGCGTGATTTCAGCGACCAATAAGCCGTTGTCTAAAGAGGTCGAAAAGGGCATCTTCCGCGAAGACCTGTTCTACCGCTTGAATGTCATCACGATCAACATGCCCTCGCTGCGCGACCGTGACGGAGATTTGCCGTTGCTCGTGCGCCACTTCCTCACGAAATATGCCGCCAAGACGAGCGCGCCAGAGAAGCGCATCACGTCGGAGGCAATGCGCATGCTATCAGGTTATCACTGGCCCGGCAATGTCCGAGAACTTGAAAACGCGGTTGAACGCGCGATTGTTCTGGCCGGTGATCGCGATATTACGCCGGACGAGTTGATCATCCCGCGCGTGCTTAAGACGCCGGGAGGATCACGGTCGCTGCGCGAACATGAGCGTGATTACGTGACTCGCACGCTTGACGAGATGGGCGGGAACAAGACAAAAACGGCCGCGGCACTCGGCGTTTCGCTGCGCTGGCTGCACTACAAGCTGGCCGAGTGGAAAGACGGCGGCAACTGA
- a CDS encoding serine/threonine protein kinase has protein sequence MSDDRLQLVRELSRSGIATVWEGYDQQLDRKVLVKSIHPQFARDADLRIRFEREARAIARLSHPNVVQIYDIRAGDESLSLLLEYVEGETLGHLLKRRGVLPGDLAIKLATDILAGLAQAHAGGIIHRDLKPENILISQTGVVKITDFGLASLRDLPAVTMEGAVIGTPSYMSPEQALGGAIGPRTDIFACGAMLFEMLTGRRLILGDSLGEAFQNVMKYRVPDLSVYAAAIPETFRPLLLEMIERDPEDRPATAIVAHAKLLEAVHGKPGTNADLAAFMSGTDHSAPVAAGTRTLPNKMLFWYGAAGILLVLTVIALVFSPSPEPPTTLPDVTQRKDSTTIPAQPQQSDTTTPATRPDSTRANRPKPADTTNTRPQKRAVDTSVVVIPDRQPPRPSGPAYVTINSTPWARVFYNDSLLGTTPLTTPLALPAGLGTLLFLNDQLKQPVTKQIDVAPGDTTAITVNLQDYVARVKIASVKPWADVFVDGELRFRTPSTQVIFLPLGRHIIELRHPSFPIFTKELTFQAGDPIYEVRVDLSQR, from the coding sequence ATGAGTGACGACCGTCTGCAATTGGTTCGCGAATTGTCGCGCAGCGGCATTGCGACCGTGTGGGAAGGCTACGATCAACAGCTCGACCGCAAGGTCCTGGTCAAGTCTATTCATCCGCAGTTCGCGCGCGATGCCGATCTGCGGATTCGTTTTGAGCGGGAGGCCCGTGCCATTGCGCGTTTGTCGCATCCCAATGTCGTGCAGATCTACGACATTCGCGCGGGTGACGAATCGCTGTCGCTTCTGCTCGAATATGTGGAAGGCGAAACGCTCGGCCATCTTCTGAAGCGGCGCGGTGTTCTACCCGGCGATCTTGCCATCAAGTTGGCGACGGACATTCTCGCTGGATTGGCGCAGGCCCACGCGGGCGGAATTATTCACCGGGATCTGAAGCCCGAGAATATTCTGATCTCGCAAACAGGTGTCGTCAAGATCACCGACTTCGGTTTAGCAAGCCTCCGCGATCTGCCTGCCGTGACCATGGAAGGCGCGGTCATTGGGACGCCGTCCTATATGTCGCCCGAGCAGGCGCTCGGCGGCGCCATCGGCCCGCGCACGGATATCTTCGCCTGCGGCGCGATGCTCTTTGAGATGCTGACGGGGCGGCGCCTGATCCTGGGCGACAGCCTGGGCGAGGCGTTCCAGAACGTGATGAAATACCGCGTACCGGACCTCAGCGTTTATGCTGCGGCAATTCCGGAGACGTTCCGGCCGCTCCTCCTTGAGATGATCGAGCGTGATCCAGAAGACCGTCCAGCGACGGCCATAGTTGCGCACGCGAAGCTGCTGGAAGCAGTGCACGGCAAGCCCGGGACGAACGCAGACTTGGCCGCCTTCATGAGCGGCACGGACCATTCCGCTCCGGTCGCAGCCGGAACGCGCACGTTGCCGAACAAGATGCTGTTCTGGTACGGCGCCGCTGGAATCCTCCTTGTCTTGACGGTCATTGCATTGGTGTTTTCGCCGAGCCCCGAGCCGCCAACGACCCTCCCGGATGTGACGCAGCGCAAGGACTCCACGACGATTCCGGCACAGCCGCAACAGTCGGACACAACGACACCTGCGACCAGACCGGATTCAACACGCGCTAACCGCCCCAAGCCCGCGGATACAACGAATACCCGGCCCCAGAAGCGGGCCGTGGACACATCGGTCGTGGTGATTCCGGATCGCCAGCCGCCGCGGCCTTCTGGACCTGCCTATGTCACGATCAACAGCACCCCGTGGGCGCGGGTGTTCTACAATGACTCCCTGCTTGGTACAACGCCTCTTACCACACCCTTGGCGCTGCCTGCCGGCCTCGGCACCTTGCTTTTTCTTAATGACCAGCTTAAGCAGCCAGTTACCAAACAGATTGACGTAGCTCCGGGTGATACCACGGCCATCACGGTCAATCTTCAGGATTATGTAGCCCGTGTGAAAATTGCGTCCGTTAAGCCGTGGGCGGACGTGTTTGTGGACGGCGAACTGCGCTTTCGGACACCGTCCACGCAAGTGATCTTTCTCCCGTTGGGAAGACATATTATTGAGCTTAGGCATCCCAGCTTTCCAATCTTCACGAAAGAACTGACCTTTCAGGCCGGAGATCCTATCTACGAAGTCCGAGTAGACCTGTCCCAGCGCTGA
- a CDS encoding ATP-binding cassette domain-containing protein translates to MIELQNLTKSYRGVKAVDGVSLSVPKGQILGFLGPNGAGKTTTMRMITGYMPPTSGNIVVDGLTMEKDSLAIREKIGYLPEMAPVYQDMNVLDYLHYVCALRRIPSDRVGPRIKEVVDRCGLTSVLGKDVGELSKGYRQRVGLSQAIIHNPEYLILDEPTAGLDPNQIVEIRALIKELGREKTVILSTHILSEVQATCSRVIIISGGKLVADNTPEGLQAGLSGRTVLMVTLKGGADGALAKLKALPVVEDVRAVQVGKSGESKLRVESTPHQDVREAVFKLAVTENWTLLEMIPETQSLEEVFHKLTAA, encoded by the coding sequence ATGATTGAACTTCAAAATCTGACCAAATCCTACCGTGGTGTCAAAGCCGTGGACGGGGTTTCGCTCAGCGTCCCGAAAGGCCAGATTCTCGGATTTCTGGGTCCCAACGGCGCAGGCAAAACCACGACCATGCGCATGATCACCGGGTACATGCCGCCGACGTCGGGAAACATCGTCGTGGACGGCCTGACGATGGAAAAGGACTCGCTGGCCATTCGCGAGAAGATCGGCTATCTGCCGGAAATGGCGCCAGTCTATCAGGACATGAATGTTCTGGACTACTTGCATTACGTTTGCGCCTTGCGTCGGATCCCTTCGGATCGCGTCGGGCCACGGATCAAGGAGGTCGTGGACCGCTGCGGTTTGACGTCGGTTCTTGGCAAGGACGTGGGCGAACTCTCCAAGGGATACCGTCAGCGAGTGGGCCTCTCGCAGGCCATTATCCACAATCCGGAGTACTTGATTCTGGACGAGCCGACGGCGGGATTGGATCCCAACCAGATTGTCGAAATCCGTGCCTTGATCAAAGAGCTGGGACGCGAAAAGACCGTGATACTTTCGACGCACATTTTGTCGGAAGTGCAGGCCACCTGCTCGCGTGTGATCATTATCAGCGGCGGCAAACTCGTCGCTGACAACACTCCAGAAGGTTTGCAGGCGGGCTTGTCGGGCCGCACGGTGCTCATGGTGACGCTGAAAGGCGGCGCGGACGGGGCGTTGGCCAAACTCAAGGCGCTGCCCGTAGTGGAAGACGTGCGCGCGGTGCAAGTGGGCAAATCCGGTGAATCGAAACTGCGCGTGGAAAGCACTCCGCACCAGGACGTGCGTGAAGCCGTCTTCAAGCTGGCGGTTACCGAAAACTGGACGCTGCTCGAGATGATTCCCGAAACGCAGAGTCTTGAAGAAGTCTTCCATAAACTGACGGCGGCCTAA
- a CDS encoding ABC transporter permease subunit has protein sequence MHNIMVIARREFKSYFDSPVAYIVSTFFLLVSGYFFTSNLFLANQADLRTLWGVIPLLFVFFIPAISMKLLADEKKTGTIELLYTYPIKDSEIVLGKYLAALGLLGVLVACTVLYAFTVGSLGNMDTGQAVAGYIGLILMASAYLAIGVFASSVTDNQIVAFIVALFISFFFFIADKIIFYLPSAVAGVFEYLGIEYHFQNVARGVIDTRNVLYFASVIFFGLLLASHALSRRRGD, from the coding sequence ATGCATAACATCATGGTCATCGCCCGCCGCGAGTTTAAGTCGTACTTCGACTCTCCGGTGGCCTACATTGTATCAACTTTCTTTCTGCTCGTGTCCGGTTATTTCTTCACGAGCAATCTGTTTCTGGCCAACCAGGCCGACCTGCGGACGCTGTGGGGCGTCATTCCGCTGCTGTTTGTCTTTTTCATTCCGGCCATTTCCATGAAACTTCTGGCCGACGAGAAGAAGACGGGCACGATAGAGCTGCTCTACACGTATCCGATCAAGGATTCGGAAATCGTGCTCGGCAAGTATTTGGCCGCGCTGGGACTGCTCGGAGTGCTCGTGGCATGCACGGTACTTTACGCGTTCACCGTGGGCAGTCTGGGCAACATGGACACCGGTCAGGCCGTAGCGGGTTACATCGGTTTGATTCTGATGGCTTCGGCCTATTTGGCGATCGGCGTTTTCGCGTCTTCCGTGACGGACAATCAGATTGTCGCGTTCATTGTTGCGCTGTTTATCTCGTTCTTTTTCTTCATCGCCGACAAGATAATCTTCTACCTGCCGTCCGCCGTGGCCGGGGTCTTCGAGTATCTTGGCATCGAGTATCACTTTCAGAATGTGGCGCGCGGCGTGATTGACACGCGCAACGTACTCTACTTCGCGTCGGTGATTTTTTTCGGGCTGCTTCTGGCCAGCCACGCACTTTCACGCCGCCGGGGAGACTGA
- a CDS encoding GldG family protein produces the protein MKKTWSASNISTLLVIAAIVVVVNLIGMRLFARADLTDQSIYTLSQASRNVVGNLEDRLTVKAFFTKDMPASLMIGGASVSCKANSRFILDLLEDYRAYGGGDFHYEVVDPLDDEQLEKEAQMYRLQPVQGNVLERDELKVKIVYMGLVLIYGTKHETIPVILQVNNLEYELTSTIKRLTAEKLPKIAFLSDFGTAADQATEVITRELRKQYEVTKISTKQGSSLIPDDIETLCIIQPKEPLDEWSKFVIDQFIMRGGKVAWFVNKVEADAGTSQATALSLDMDEWTDATDSWFPTTLYWTPARPW, from the coding sequence ATGAAGAAAACCTGGTCTGCATCGAACATTTCTACACTGCTGGTTATCGCGGCGATCGTCGTCGTTGTTAATCTGATCGGCATGCGTCTGTTCGCCCGCGCCGACTTGACTGATCAGTCTATCTACACTCTGAGTCAGGCTTCCCGCAACGTCGTCGGCAATCTTGAGGATCGTTTGACCGTAAAGGCCTTTTTCACCAAAGACATGCCCGCGTCGCTGATGATCGGCGGCGCGTCGGTGTCGTGTAAGGCCAATTCACGCTTCATTCTCGACTTGCTTGAAGACTATCGCGCCTACGGCGGCGGCGACTTTCACTACGAGGTCGTGGATCCGCTGGACGACGAGCAGCTCGAAAAAGAGGCTCAGATGTACCGGCTCCAGCCGGTGCAGGGCAACGTGCTCGAGCGCGACGAGTTGAAGGTAAAAATCGTCTACATGGGACTCGTTCTGATATACGGGACAAAACACGAGACGATTCCAGTGATCTTACAGGTTAACAACCTCGAATATGAACTGACCTCAACGATCAAACGGCTCACGGCGGAGAAGCTGCCGAAGATCGCCTTCCTGTCGGACTTTGGCACGGCTGCCGATCAGGCGACGGAAGTCATCACCCGGGAACTGCGCAAGCAGTATGAAGTCACGAAGATCAGCACGAAGCAGGGCTCGAGCCTGATTCCAGATGACATCGAGACGCTGTGTATCATTCAGCCCAAAGAGCCGTTAGACGAGTGGTCAAAGTTCGTGATTGACCAGTTCATTATGCGCGGCGGCAAGGTTGCGTGGTTCGTGAACAAAGTGGAGGCCGACGCCGGCACCTCGCAAGCGACTGCATTGTCGCTCGACATGGACGAGTGGACGGACGCTACGGATTCGTGGTTTCCAACAACCTTGTATTGGACGCCAGCGCGGCCATGGTAA
- a CDS encoding DUF4340 domain-containing protein, with translation MNKTLVLAAVLLALIGLYVVLNQNEPTAKLDIPLVEADSADVTAMRVVTVSDTVELRKEGDGWKIMGAKAFPANPQNVGRAVQRFGQMTRKAIVTDKPDRYGEFEVDGVKGVQVTLTANGQERTIFLGKAGPTMQTSYARVEGSKEVWEVGGNHASNFRRPAADWRDKTISALAMDSVRVVTVRHDGRELVLTKQDSVWSSTENGVAFPGMKQHIERITRMLSRINAVEFADTLGAAFFDAPKATVLVEMLDGARMELKFVPRDDKQYYVRKTGALTDYVLYNSTVEVLLRKKEDLVDKPKLAGQ, from the coding sequence ATGAATAAGACGCTTGTCTTAGCGGCAGTCCTGCTGGCGCTGATCGGATTGTATGTGGTACTGAACCAGAATGAACCTACTGCCAAACTGGACATTCCGCTGGTTGAGGCCGATAGTGCCGACGTGACTGCGATGCGCGTTGTTACGGTGAGCGATACCGTTGAACTGCGCAAGGAAGGCGACGGCTGGAAGATCATGGGCGCAAAGGCCTTTCCCGCGAATCCGCAGAATGTCGGGCGGGCTGTGCAGCGATTCGGGCAGATGACGCGCAAAGCCATTGTGACCGATAAACCGGATCGCTACGGCGAATTTGAAGTGGACGGCGTGAAGGGTGTTCAAGTTACCTTGACGGCCAACGGTCAGGAACGGACGATCTTTCTGGGCAAAGCCGGTCCGACGATGCAGACCAGTTACGCCCGCGTGGAGGGGTCCAAGGAAGTCTGGGAGGTCGGGGGCAATCACGCGTCGAACTTCCGTCGTCCCGCGGCCGATTGGCGCGACAAGACCATTTCGGCTCTGGCGATGGACAGCGTGCGCGTCGTGACAGTGCGTCATGATGGTCGCGAGCTTGTGTTGACTAAACAGGATTCTGTCTGGTCGAGTACAGAGAACGGAGTAGCGTTTCCGGGCATGAAACAGCACATTGAGCGGATTACGCGGATGCTCTCGCGCATCAATGCTGTTGAATTCGCCGACACCTTGGGCGCTGCATTCTTTGATGCGCCGAAGGCTACGGTGTTGGTGGAAATGCTGGATGGCGCTCGCATGGAATTGAAATTTGTTCCGCGGGATGACAAGCAGTATTATGTACGCAAAACGGGAGCGCTGACAGACTACGTGCTTTACAACAGCACGGTTGAAGTGCTGCTGCGGAAAAAGGAAGATCTGGTTGACAAACCCAAGCTTGCCGGTCAATAG